Proteins from a genomic interval of Amycolatopsis sp. cg13:
- the glp gene encoding gephyrin-like molybdotransferase Glp, translating to MTDSLDSTPATPAEEVETPEPAVQAVAAAETAEAIVPTEESAESGDFRSVDEQIALTLDAAVRPRPVRVAISEAQGLLCAEEVVAEHALPGFDQAAVDGYAVRSVDVRTAGQEPVQLPVVGEIPAGSRQPRRLQPGQAVRVDTGAPLPTLADAVVPTAYTDGHQAKVTVTRSVPSAGYVRRAGEDVQIGDVAVRKGDTIGSAQVGLLAAVGRAKVLVYPRPRVSIVSVGDELVDIDRTPSVGQVYDVNSYALAAAARDAGAEVSRVGIVPGDPKRLREVVEGRLLMSEIVVVAGGAGGSSGDEVHAALSDLGHIDLTRVAMHPGSVQGFGRLGPDSVPTFLIPGNPMSALVVFEVLVRPLIRTARGTRNPHRRVVGARLLSSITSTKGRRGYLRGQLLRDEANGEYLVQPLGTSGAHLLASLAEANCLITVEEDLTEVAAGDQVKVTFLAQRA from the coding sequence ATGACGGACTCCCTCGATTCCACCCCCGCCACCCCGGCCGAAGAAGTCGAGACGCCCGAACCGGCGGTTCAGGCCGTCGCCGCGGCGGAAACGGCGGAAGCCATTGTCCCGACGGAAGAATCCGCTGAATCCGGAGACTTCCGCTCAGTCGACGAGCAGATCGCGCTGACCCTCGACGCCGCCGTGCGCCCGCGGCCGGTTCGCGTCGCGATCTCCGAAGCGCAGGGCCTGCTCTGCGCGGAGGAAGTGGTCGCCGAGCACGCGCTGCCCGGGTTCGACCAGGCCGCAGTGGACGGATACGCGGTCCGGAGCGTCGACGTGCGCACGGCCGGGCAGGAACCGGTCCAGCTGCCGGTCGTCGGCGAAATCCCGGCTGGCTCGCGTCAGCCGCGCCGATTGCAGCCGGGCCAGGCGGTGCGCGTCGACACCGGCGCGCCGCTGCCCACGCTCGCCGACGCCGTGGTCCCGACCGCGTACACCGACGGCCACCAGGCCAAGGTCACCGTGACCCGGTCCGTGCCGTCGGCGGGTTACGTGCGCCGGGCCGGTGAGGACGTGCAGATCGGCGACGTCGCGGTGCGCAAGGGCGACACCATCGGCTCCGCGCAGGTCGGTCTGCTGGCCGCGGTCGGCCGCGCGAAAGTGCTGGTCTACCCGCGGCCTCGGGTGTCGATCGTGTCGGTCGGCGACGAGCTGGTGGACATCGACCGCACGCCGTCGGTCGGCCAGGTCTACGACGTCAACTCGTACGCGCTGGCCGCGGCCGCGCGCGACGCCGGCGCCGAGGTGAGCCGGGTCGGCATCGTGCCGGGCGACCCGAAGCGGCTGCGCGAGGTCGTCGAGGGACGGCTGCTGATGTCCGAGATCGTGGTCGTCGCGGGCGGGGCCGGCGGGTCTTCCGGCGACGAGGTGCACGCCGCGCTGTCCGACCTCGGGCACATCGACTTGACCAGGGTCGCCATGCACCCCGGTTCGGTGCAGGGCTTCGGCAGGCTCGGGCCGGATTCGGTGCCGACGTTCCTCATCCCGGGCAATCCGATGAGCGCGCTCGTGGTGTTCGAGGTGCTGGTGCGGCCGCTGATCCGCACCGCGCGCGGCACCCGCAACCCGCACCGCCGGGTGGTCGGGGCTCGGCTGCTGTCGTCGATCACGTCCACGAAGGGCCGTCGCGGTTACCTGCGCGGGCAGCTGCTGCGCGACGAAGCGAACGGCGAGTACCTGGTGCAGCCGCTCGGGACGTCGGGCGCGCACCTGCTCGCGTCGCTGGCCGAGGCCAACTGCCTCATCACCGTCGAAGAGGATCTCACCGAGGTGGCCGCGGGCGACCAGGTCAAGGTCACCTTCCTCGCCCAGCGCGCCTGA
- a CDS encoding GNAT family N-acetyltransferase yields MAALADSVENRHPGWPATLGPLRIPAGVLAVRPVRLRDAGEWSRVRLRDREHLEEWEPTGIGPWADRNAFWSWPSQWAALRGLARRGQCLPFTITVDGKFAGQITVGNVIRAALRSAWIGYWVSSEIVRGGVATAAVALVTDHAFDVAGLHRLEATVRPENNASIRVLTKAGYRQEGLFERYLDVAGAWRDHLCFAVTKEETGDGLVSRLVASGRADLA; encoded by the coding sequence GTGGCCGCACTCGCCGACTCGGTCGAAAACCGGCACCCGGGCTGGCCCGCCACGCTCGGCCCGCTGCGGATCCCGGCAGGCGTGCTCGCCGTGCGCCCGGTGCGGCTGCGCGACGCGGGCGAGTGGAGCCGCGTCCGGCTGCGCGACCGCGAGCACCTCGAGGAGTGGGAGCCGACCGGGATCGGGCCGTGGGCCGACCGCAACGCGTTCTGGTCGTGGCCGTCGCAGTGGGCGGCGCTGCGCGGGCTGGCGCGGCGGGGCCAGTGCCTGCCGTTCACGATCACGGTGGACGGAAAGTTCGCCGGGCAGATCACTGTCGGTAATGTGATCCGCGCCGCACTCCGGTCGGCCTGGATCGGGTACTGGGTGTCGTCCGAGATCGTCCGGGGAGGCGTGGCCACCGCGGCCGTCGCGCTCGTGACAGATCACGCTTTCGATGTCGCGGGCCTGCACCGGCTGGAAGCGACCGTGCGGCCGGAGAACAACGCCAGCATCCGCGTGCTCACGAAGGCCGGATATCGGCAGGAAGGGCTGTTCGAGCGGTACCTCGACGTGGCCGGCGCATGGCGTGACCACCTGTGTTTCGCCGTGACGAAAGAAGAGACCGGCGACGGCCTGGTGTCCCGCCTGGTGGCCTCCGGGCGCGCCGACCTGGCCTGA
- the mscL gene encoding large-conductance mechanosensitive channel protein MscL, translated as MLKGFKDFLMRGNVVDLAVAVVIGAAFTAIVTAFTNGLIKPLINALGGSDAAKGLGFNVLHGNDSTFMDFGGVINAAINFVIVAAIVYFLIVLPMKHVQERRKRGEEKGPAEPTDVELLTEIRDLLRAQRGNGSSSGN; from the coding sequence GTGCTGAAAGGTTTCAAGGACTTTCTGATGCGCGGCAACGTCGTCGACCTCGCGGTCGCCGTCGTGATCGGCGCCGCGTTCACCGCGATCGTCACGGCGTTCACCAACGGCCTGATCAAGCCGTTGATCAACGCGCTCGGCGGCTCGGACGCGGCGAAAGGCCTCGGCTTCAACGTCCTGCACGGCAACGACTCGACGTTCATGGACTTCGGCGGCGTGATCAACGCGGCGATCAACTTCGTGATCGTCGCCGCGATCGTGTACTTCCTGATCGTGCTGCCGATGAAGCACGTCCAGGAGCGGCGCAAGCGCGGCGAGGAGAAGGGCCCGGCCGAGCCGACGGACGTCGAGCTGCTCACCGAAATCCGCGACCTGCTGCGCGCGCAGCGGGGCAACGGCTCCTCGAGCGGCAACTGA
- a CDS encoding alpha/beta hydrolase, with protein MHLLLRRAVAAAMALLCVSTVLTPPQASADEASCQDLNIPVSLVDLPLLGLNDQTMYGRLCVPPGGSRTLQVLVPGGTYNSTYYDPPGLPDTQSFRKAVNSAGYATLAIDRVGSGRSSKPPSSLLTASSQANAVHHAIQAMRTGAVGPRFDKIVLVGHSLGSATTIIEAGTFHDVDGVVITGFTHRVAALTVTPTVAALSPAVLDARMSKVAGLDPGYLTTLPGMRYDAFHNPAPYNQQVIDEDEANKDLIAPGEIVDAVLIGLVLPYSRQITVPVFLAMGQEDNVFCGPLASDCSSAESLRQGEATYYSPEAQLRTFVVAGYGHSINYAPNAPLLHDAVTGWMNDMIGQ; from the coding sequence GTGCATTTGCTCTTGCGCCGGGCCGTCGCCGCGGCGATGGCTCTGCTGTGCGTCAGCACGGTGCTCACCCCACCGCAGGCGTCCGCTGACGAGGCGTCCTGCCAGGACCTAAACATCCCCGTGTCGCTGGTGGATCTGCCCCTGCTCGGGCTTAACGATCAGACCATGTACGGCAGGCTGTGCGTCCCGCCCGGCGGCAGCCGCACCCTGCAGGTGCTGGTGCCCGGCGGCACGTACAACTCGACCTACTACGACCCGCCCGGCCTGCCAGACACCCAGTCGTTCCGCAAAGCGGTGAACAGCGCGGGATACGCCACCCTGGCGATAGACCGGGTCGGCTCCGGACGCAGCTCCAAACCGCCGAGCTCCCTGCTGACCGCGAGCAGCCAAGCCAACGCGGTGCACCACGCCATCCAAGCGATGCGGACCGGCGCGGTGGGGCCCAGGTTCGACAAGATCGTCCTCGTCGGGCACTCGCTCGGATCGGCCACCACGATCATCGAGGCAGGCACCTTCCACGACGTCGACGGCGTGGTGATCACCGGATTCACTCACCGGGTCGCCGCGCTGACCGTGACGCCCACGGTGGCCGCGCTGAGCCCGGCGGTGCTGGACGCGCGGATGTCCAAGGTCGCCGGGCTGGACCCGGGATACCTGACCACGCTGCCAGGCATGCGATACGACGCTTTCCACAACCCCGCGCCGTACAACCAGCAGGTCATCGACGAGGACGAAGCGAACAAAGACCTGATCGCGCCCGGCGAGATCGTGGACGCCGTCCTGATCGGTTTGGTGCTGCCCTACAGCAGGCAGATCACCGTGCCGGTATTCCTGGCGATGGGCCAGGAGGACAACGTCTTCTGCGGCCCGCTGGCCAGCGACTGCTCCAGCGCGGAAAGCCTGCGGCAGGGCGAAGCCACCTACTACTCGCCCGAGGCCCAACTACGGACGTTCGTGGTGGCAGGCTACGGACACTCGATCAACTACGCCCCCAACGCGCCCCTGCTGCACGACGCGGTGACCGGCTGGATGAACGACATGATCGGCCAGTAA
- a CDS encoding UTP--glucose-1-phosphate uridylyltransferase → MTGASTTQTFRTAIVPAAGLGTRFLPTTKAVPKELLPVVDTPGIEIVATEAASAGAKRLVIVTSPGKEAVVRYFEAKPDLEKTLEEKGKTELLAKVRRGPELLDVEVAIQEQALGLGHAVAQAEPNLTDEDTAVAVLLPDDLVLPAGVLDRMSAVRAQHGGSVLCAFDIPKEQISPYGVFDVTDTDDPDVKQVHGMVEKPKPEDAPSTYAAAGRYLLDRAIFDALRRIEPGAGGELQLTDAVALLIQEGHPVHIVVHRGGRHDLGNPGGFLRAAVDFALEDPDYGPSLRAWLTERIGNDRP, encoded by the coding sequence ATGACGGGCGCCTCAACCACCCAGACCTTCAGAACCGCCATCGTGCCTGCCGCAGGCCTCGGCACGCGATTCCTGCCGACCACGAAAGCGGTGCCCAAAGAGCTGCTGCCGGTGGTCGACACGCCGGGGATCGAGATCGTCGCGACCGAGGCGGCGAGTGCGGGGGCGAAGCGGCTGGTGATCGTCACCTCGCCGGGCAAGGAAGCTGTCGTCCGGTACTTCGAGGCGAAGCCGGACCTGGAGAAGACGCTCGAGGAAAAGGGTAAGACCGAGCTGCTGGCGAAGGTCCGCCGCGGGCCGGAGCTGCTGGACGTCGAGGTCGCGATCCAGGAACAGGCCCTCGGGCTCGGGCACGCGGTCGCGCAGGCCGAGCCGAACCTGACCGACGAGGACACCGCCGTCGCCGTGCTCCTGCCCGACGACCTCGTGTTGCCCGCCGGGGTCCTCGACCGGATGTCGGCCGTCCGCGCCCAGCACGGCGGAAGCGTGCTCTGCGCCTTCGACATCCCGAAGGAGCAGATCTCCCCGTACGGCGTCTTCGACGTCACCGACACCGACGACCCGGACGTCAAGCAGGTCCACGGCATGGTCGAGAAGCCCAAGCCGGAGGACGCGCCGTCGACCTACGCCGCGGCCGGGCGGTACCTGCTCGACCGGGCGATTTTCGACGCGCTGCGCCGGATCGAACCCGGCGCGGGCGGTGAGCTGCAGCTCACCGACGCCGTCGCGCTCCTGATCCAGGAGGGGCACCCCGTGCACATCGTCGTCCACCGCGGCGGGCGGCACGACCTGGGCAACCCGGGCGGATTCCTGCGCGCCGCTGTCGATTTCGCGCTCGAGGACCCGGATTACGGGCCGTCGCTGCGCGCCTGGCTGACCGAACGGATCGGAAACGATCGCCCATGA
- a CDS encoding molybdenum cofactor biosynthesis protein B, with translation MERSAQRLGRALVVIVDDRVAHGEHEDTSGPLVTELLEEAGFIVDGVVVVEAETAGIRNALNTAVIGGADLVITVGGTGVSPRDRTPDATAGVLDRPIPGIGEALRASGLAAGAVDAGISRGLAGVSGSTLVVNLAGSRAAVRDGMATLSSLVPHVIDELSGLEEV, from the coding sequence ATGGAACGGAGCGCACAGCGGCTGGGCCGGGCACTCGTGGTGATTGTGGACGACCGGGTCGCGCACGGGGAGCACGAGGACACCTCCGGGCCGCTCGTCACCGAGCTGCTCGAGGAGGCCGGGTTCATCGTCGACGGCGTCGTCGTGGTCGAAGCCGAGACCGCGGGCATCCGCAACGCGCTCAACACGGCGGTGATCGGCGGTGCGGACCTGGTGATCACGGTCGGCGGCACCGGAGTGTCGCCGCGCGACCGCACACCGGACGCGACCGCCGGTGTCCTCGACCGCCCGATCCCGGGCATCGGCGAGGCCCTGCGCGCCTCGGGGCTGGCCGCTGGCGCGGTCGACGCCGGGATCTCCCGCGGCCTGGCCGGCGTTTCGGGCAGCACGCTGGTGGTCAACCTGGCCGGTTCGCGCGCGGCTGTGCGCGACGGTATGGCGACCCTTTCGTCGCTGGTCCCGCACGTGATCGACGAGCTCTCCGGCCTCGAAGAGGTCTGA
- a CDS encoding SAM-dependent methyltransferase has translation MAGTRDWVPAGVDTSSPNVARIYDYWLGGSHNFETDRTTADHLEGTLPWIRQSVRLNRAFLGRAVRFMISQGIRQFLDLGAGIPTVGNVHEIAQREVPETRVVYVDKEAVAVAHGQLLLAGDDRTAVLHADVRDVAGVLDSSEVRRLIDFSEPVGLLCMLLLHWIPDEDDPAGLVRAYQEPLAPGSLVAFTHINSDAHRESFAAASDQMAQRRGEVPHTRSHDQILGLLGDLALVEPGLVGCGSWRPAGPTDIAEDPSWNELIYAGVARKS, from the coding sequence ATGGCGGGTACACGGGACTGGGTCCCGGCCGGAGTAGACACGAGTTCACCGAATGTCGCCCGGATCTACGACTACTGGCTCGGCGGCAGCCACAACTTCGAGACGGACCGCACCACCGCGGACCACCTCGAGGGGACGCTGCCGTGGATCCGGCAGTCGGTCCGGCTCAACCGCGCCTTTCTCGGCCGCGCGGTGCGCTTCATGATCTCCCAAGGCATCCGGCAGTTCCTCGACTTGGGCGCGGGCATCCCCACCGTGGGCAACGTGCACGAGATCGCCCAGCGGGAAGTCCCCGAGACCCGGGTGGTCTACGTCGACAAGGAGGCGGTGGCGGTCGCGCACGGCCAGCTGCTGCTGGCGGGCGACGACCGCACCGCGGTCCTGCACGCGGACGTGCGCGACGTGGCCGGGGTGCTGGACAGCTCGGAGGTCCGGCGGCTGATCGACTTCTCCGAGCCGGTCGGCCTGCTGTGCATGCTGCTGCTGCACTGGATCCCGGACGAGGACGACCCGGCCGGGCTGGTGCGCGCTTACCAGGAACCGCTGGCCCCGGGCAGCCTGGTCGCCTTCACCCACATCAATTCCGACGCGCACCGGGAGTCGTTCGCCGCGGCCAGCGACCAGATGGCACAGCGGCGCGGCGAGGTGCCGCACACCCGGTCCCACGACCAGATTCTGGGCCTGCTGGGCGATTTGGCGCTGGTCGAGCCGGGCCTGGTGGGCTGTGGCAGCTGGCGGCCGGCCGGGCCTACCGACATCGCCGAGGACCCGTCGTGGAACGAACTGATCTATGCAGGTGTGGCGCGGAAGTCGTGA
- a CDS encoding SAF domain-containing protein has protein sequence MNTLLSRLPALPDVRLPRGRRARMLRRCLAAALLLAGLLVLFLPPSARGAPATATVVSARDLPAGSVLRAADVRTVALPDDLRPSGALSASDAAVGRLLSGAARAGEPITDVRLLGNNLPVTGEPGAVTVAVRLADAAVAELLQPGQRVDVVAGADTTNSASVLARGATVVTVRRSDDAGNRTLGPPQKGPLVLLALPAQVATQVAASSLERPVTVTLR, from the coding sequence GTGAACACCTTGCTCAGCCGCCTTCCCGCGCTGCCTGACGTCCGTCTGCCGCGCGGTCGGCGAGCCCGGATGCTCCGCCGGTGTCTCGCGGCGGCCTTGCTCTTGGCCGGCCTGCTCGTCCTGTTCCTCCCGCCCTCCGCACGGGGCGCACCCGCCACCGCAACGGTGGTCTCCGCACGCGACCTGCCCGCGGGCTCCGTCCTGCGCGCTGCCGACGTGCGGACTGTCGCGCTGCCCGACGACCTCCGCCCGTCCGGCGCGCTGTCGGCGTCAGACGCGGCGGTGGGGCGGCTTCTGTCCGGCGCGGCGCGGGCTGGCGAGCCCATCACCGACGTCCGGCTCCTCGGCAACAACCTCCCCGTAACGGGTGAACCCGGCGCGGTCACGGTCGCCGTTCGGCTCGCGGACGCGGCCGTCGCCGAGCTGCTTCAGCCGGGTCAGCGCGTCGACGTCGTCGCGGGCGCGGATACCACAAATTCCGCATCTGTGCTGGCCAGAGGGGCCACGGTGGTCACCGTCCGGCGTTCCGACGACGCCGGGAACCGCACGCTGGGCCCGCCGCAGAAGGGTCCGCTGGTACTGCTCGCGCTGCCGGCGCAGGTTGCCACGCAGGTCGCTGCTTCCTCGCTCGAACGACCGGTAACGGTTACTCTCCGCTAA
- a CDS encoding 5-formyltetrahydrofolate cyclo-ligase: MHEPGNETPSKAEWRTRILRARAELPPEAHAREAAALATAASSIHAETVCAYLPFGTEPGQISLVNALAARVLLPVIPDTPGPLDWAEYTGPDTLIPGRLRGVLEPSGPRLGTSAVASAQVLLIPALAVDRHGTRLGRGAGYYDRTLTAAPDTARVAVVRAEEVVDRLPAEPHDVPMTAVLTPSGLIQLPTAAAAR, translated from the coding sequence ATGCACGAGCCGGGCAATGAGACCCCGAGCAAGGCGGAGTGGCGGACACGAATCCTTCGCGCCCGCGCCGAACTGCCCCCCGAAGCCCATGCTCGCGAGGCAGCCGCCCTGGCGACCGCGGCATCGTCAATCCACGCGGAAACGGTGTGCGCGTACCTCCCTTTCGGCACCGAGCCCGGCCAAATTTCCCTGGTGAACGCCCTGGCCGCGCGCGTCCTGCTGCCCGTAATCCCGGACACTCCCGGCCCGCTCGACTGGGCCGAGTACACCGGCCCGGACACCCTGATCCCCGGACGCCTCCGCGGCGTCCTGGAACCGTCAGGCCCACGCCTGGGCACCAGCGCGGTGGCCTCGGCACAGGTGCTGCTGATCCCAGCCCTGGCCGTCGACCGCCACGGCACCCGTCTCGGCCGCGGAGCCGGCTACTACGACCGCACCCTGACCGCCGCGCCTGACACCGCCCGCGTGGCTGTGGTGCGCGCAGAGGAGGTCGTCGACCGCCTCCCGGCCGAACCCCACGACGTGCCCATGACGGCCGTCCTGACGCCCTCCGGCCTCATCCAGCTGCCGACAGCCGCTGCCGCTCGGTGA
- a CDS encoding cytochrome P450 has product MPVRVAPGRWPLLGHTVELVRRPVPFTAGLREHGDVVTLFLGPLHTYFLTNPEIIHRVLVTNGSSFGSGIMFRKFRPYAGNGLALSDGPFHRRQRKLMLPAFSQPHLRRYAEGWVRATAAMAGSWQPGEVRQIDTDMQALAMTNVGEALFGTELGEEAIREARRSIPLIIQLGMYRVLSPGFAEKLPLPFNRRFDEAIARMKAVVRELMAGRDPDTDHGDLLSTLLLARDAETGERMTREQVHDEVMTLLTAGTEATALILAWACHELGRNPDMAERVRAEVDQVLGGRPVAFDDLPALAYTGQVVSEVLRMYALWILMRRTEQEIDLGPVRLRPGDEVMFSPLAMHTDPRYWDHPAAFDPDRWSTDRVRSLPPGVFIPFGNGIRQCIGHLFARAEVVIGLATILARWRLEPAGPVRVRYTTIAYPRGMPMTVRPRD; this is encoded by the coding sequence GTGCCCGTCCGGGTGGCACCTGGACGGTGGCCTTTGCTGGGACACACAGTCGAGCTGGTCCGCCGTCCCGTCCCATTCACCGCCGGACTTCGGGAACACGGTGACGTGGTCACACTGTTCCTGGGACCATTGCACACCTATTTCCTCACGAATCCGGAAATTATTCACCGCGTGCTCGTGACAAATGGATCCAGCTTCGGCAGCGGAATCATGTTCCGCAAATTCCGCCCGTACGCGGGCAACGGTCTGGCCCTTTCCGACGGGCCCTTCCACCGCAGGCAGCGCAAGCTGATGCTGCCCGCCTTCAGCCAGCCGCACCTGCGCCGCTACGCCGAGGGCTGGGTCCGGGCGACCGCCGCCATGGCCGGGTCCTGGCAGCCAGGCGAGGTGCGGCAGATCGACACGGACATGCAAGCCCTTGCCATGACCAACGTGGGCGAGGCGCTGTTCGGCACCGAACTGGGCGAGGAAGCCATCCGCGAGGCCCGCCGCTCGATCCCGCTGATCATTCAGCTGGGCATGTACCGGGTGCTCTCCCCTGGCTTCGCGGAGAAGCTGCCGCTGCCGTTCAACCGCCGCTTCGACGAGGCCATCGCGCGCATGAAAGCCGTGGTGCGGGAACTGATGGCGGGCCGCGACCCCGACACCGACCACGGCGACCTGTTGTCCACGCTGCTGCTGGCAAGGGACGCCGAGACCGGCGAGCGGATGACCCGGGAGCAGGTGCACGACGAGGTGATGACCCTGCTCACCGCGGGCACCGAGGCCACCGCGCTGATCCTGGCCTGGGCCTGCCACGAGCTGGGCCGCAATCCCGATATGGCGGAACGAGTGCGAGCCGAGGTGGACCAGGTCCTCGGCGGACGCCCGGTCGCCTTCGACGACTTGCCCGCGCTGGCCTACACCGGGCAGGTGGTCAGCGAGGTGCTGCGGATGTACGCGCTGTGGATCCTGATGCGCCGCACCGAGCAGGAAATCGACCTCGGCCCGGTGCGGCTGCGCCCCGGCGACGAGGTGATGTTCAGCCCGCTCGCCATGCACACCGACCCCCGGTACTGGGATCACCCGGCAGCATTCGACCCGGACCGATGGTCCACCGACCGGGTGCGCTCGTTGCCGCCCGGGGTGTTCATCCCGTTCGGCAACGGGATCCGGCAGTGCATCGGCCACCTGTTCGCGCGAGCCGAGGTGGTCATCGGGCTGGCCACGATCCTCGCGCGGTGGCGCCTCGAACCGGCCGGCCCGGTCCGGGTGCGCTACACGACCATCGCCTACCCGCGCGGCATGCCGATGACGGTGCGTCCGCGGGATTAG
- a CDS encoding FmdB family zinc ribbon protein yields the protein MPTYQYACKECDHRFEAVQSFSDPSLTVCPQCSGPLRKVFSSVGVVFKGSGFYRTDSRDSSKSSTSATPAKTESAKSDSSSTTSSSSTSSSSSNTSSTTSTTKTASTPS from the coding sequence GTGCCCACGTACCAGTACGCCTGCAAGGAATGCGACCACCGCTTCGAGGCGGTGCAGTCCTTCTCCGACCCCAGCCTGACCGTCTGCCCGCAGTGCTCCGGTCCACTGCGCAAGGTCTTCAGCTCGGTCGGCGTGGTCTTCAAGGGCAGCGGGTTCTACCGCACGGATTCGCGTGATTCGAGCAAGTCGAGCACCTCCGCGACTCCGGCCAAGACCGAGAGCGCCAAGTCCGACTCGTCGTCCACCACCTCCTCTTCGTCGACGTCTTCTTCGTCCTCGAACACATCCTCCACGACGAGCACGACAAAAACGGCTTCCACGCCCTCCTGA
- the glpR gene encoding gephyrin-like molybdotransferase receptor GlpR, which produces MPSSVIIVALAAAWLVVLVPMVARKRQQVARTPTSALAARVVRRGSARNEGQEDDAVSDNANPSVEDDLAELEAELDADLDEEPEPEPEPLPQPARAERAAAPRRERRSYRPGRGGFDPEAAEIAAKAKYAFRQRVVVILLIAAVVTAAIAGFALSLAWWAHAAVDLALVGYLVYLRRQVRIENEIRQRRMARYSTTAPAPVHEAYDSFEEEEEDVEVVAPEVPRDIVERKPSPMSRIRRQAVVVDLDDEDPAFEELAEPTAGPYRRAVGE; this is translated from the coding sequence ATGCCCAGTTCGGTGATCATCGTCGCGCTCGCCGCGGCATGGCTCGTCGTTCTCGTGCCCATGGTGGCTCGCAAACGCCAGCAAGTCGCGCGGACGCCAACCTCCGCGCTGGCCGCCCGGGTAGTGCGAAGGGGCAGTGCTCGCAACGAGGGACAGGAGGACGACGCCGTGTCCGACAATGCGAATCCTTCGGTGGAGGATGATCTCGCCGAACTCGAGGCGGAACTCGACGCTGACCTGGACGAAGAGCCCGAACCCGAGCCGGAGCCGCTCCCGCAGCCCGCGCGCGCCGAACGTGCCGCCGCGCCGCGCCGCGAACGCCGCAGCTACCGCCCGGGCCGAGGCGGCTTCGACCCGGAAGCGGCGGAGATCGCGGCCAAGGCCAAGTACGCGTTCCGTCAGCGAGTGGTCGTCATCCTGCTGATCGCCGCCGTCGTCACGGCCGCGATCGCCGGATTCGCGCTGTCGCTCGCCTGGTGGGCACACGCCGCGGTCGACCTCGCCCTCGTCGGCTACCTCGTGTACCTCCGCCGTCAGGTCCGCATCGAGAACGAAATCCGGCAGCGCCGGATGGCCCGCTACTCGACGACGGCTCCTGCTCCTGTTCACGAGGCGTACGACTCTTTCGAGGAGGAAGAGGAAGACGTCGAGGTCGTCGCACCCGAGGTGCCGCGCGACATCGTGGAGCGCAAACCGTCCCCGATGTCCCGCATCCGCCGCCAGGCCGTCGTGGTCGACCTGGACGACGAGGACCCCGCATTCGAGGAACTCGCCGAGCCCACCGCGGGCCCGTACCGCCGGGCCGTCGGAGAGTGA